Proteins from a single region of Mycoplasma leachii PG50:
- a CDS encoding ABC transporter permease subunit: MQSRICWMLIKKTKYLFNSDKTKSKLKFIKGSLFSIIMGFIVSGIFLSLLKINPFTYFALLFGINFDKNFYQISLNWMAVYIVAGLSMAVAFKSGVFNIGAPGQILTATSVSTILFFYIKGPKTTTINASMIVLMLIACIISASFLALIAGILKALFNIHEVVSTILLNWSVFYIFKWFFNKFKDFSGGLSFTSKNIPSDQLVIGSNTVIIPLLIALICVILVWVLFSKTTLGFKLKAIGSSITGSKYIGINVKTQIMSSLALSGAIAGIAGFILIFTVTPNNFFASNSLPTVGFDAIAVSLVAFNNPIGIIPIGWLWAVIKTGGGPVSSLYGISTQISGLISGVLIYFTAIVSIFIVFKPWELLKNKFNLLTSPTSREIVWKLYLHLLILRFKKIFLIFIKEYKQQANDSYKNYVVKNKIKKQMQLPHLFWNGRKNIKLEFKKNINQSIDLIKNKIIDIKAFVKEDKTRLSVNGLKTNLKEQLNLITTKFVLKSYDLDLKLADHKYKITQVKQNILNKYQSDIKQIKKEHKLKIQEIKVFKEAQIGVLFHEFQYRDNVIEIKANKLKTIALLNEQIKNIKSKFNLQKENLKLNKNSYDNKHLEQINKIKQEIKEVKKQTSVKLLEEKNKFKTQKGNVKKEKVQLQTILEQYKTYLKEEKQRFIQAKKQALVNKHKRLELIDMNRSKLEVNKAIVLLNDLKTLVMTNIDKNLNRQAIKSNDKTLIKALKIKSQIDEIFGSNIISEYDAPEYIRQKVKISLKTFKLIIFLEKQISYTNCRVEEQELINNYKTWIDKANQIIDKDKQQYLLAIKQQPRETLTDLEQLFNLEKTLKQQTNLKIMNLEKSVLKEVK; the protein is encoded by the coding sequence ATGCAATCTAGAATATGCTGAATGTTAATTAAAAAAACAAAATATTTATTTAATTCAGATAAAACAAAAAGCAAATTAAAGTTTATAAAGGGTTCTTTATTTTCAATTATTATGGGATTTATTGTTTCTGGTATTTTTCTTTCATTGTTAAAAATAAATCCCTTTACATACTTTGCTCTTTTGTTTGGAATTAACTTTGATAAAAACTTTTATCAAATAAGTTTAAACTGAATGGCAGTATATATTGTTGCAGGATTATCAATGGCTGTTGCATTTAAATCAGGGGTATTTAATATTGGAGCACCTGGTCAAATACTAACAGCTACAAGTGTTTCAACAATTTTATTTTTCTATATAAAAGGTCCAAAAACAACAACAATAAATGCTTCAATGATTGTTTTAATGCTAATAGCTTGTATTATTTCAGCTAGTTTTTTAGCACTTATTGCAGGAATATTAAAAGCTTTATTTAACATACATGAAGTTGTTTCAACAATTTTATTAAATTGATCAGTATTTTATATATTTAAATGATTTTTTAACAAATTTAAAGACTTTTCAGGTGGTTTATCATTTACATCAAAAAATATTCCATCAGATCAATTGGTTATTGGTTCAAATACTGTAATTATTCCCTTATTAATAGCTTTAATTTGTGTGATTTTGGTTTGAGTGTTATTTTCAAAAACAACTTTAGGTTTTAAGTTAAAAGCAATTGGTTCATCAATAACTGGTTCTAAATATATTGGAATTAATGTTAAAACTCAAATTATGAGCTCATTAGCTTTATCAGGAGCAATAGCAGGAATTGCAGGATTTATTTTAATATTTACAGTCACACCAAATAACTTTTTTGCTTCTAATAGTCTACCAACTGTTGGATTTGATGCAATTGCAGTTTCACTAGTTGCTTTTAATAACCCTATAGGAATTATTCCAATTGGTTGATTATGAGCAGTGATCAAAACCGGAGGAGGCCCTGTTTCTTCACTATATGGTATTTCAACACAAATAAGTGGATTAATTTCAGGAGTTCTTATTTACTTTACAGCAATTGTTTCTATATTTATTGTTTTTAAACCTTGAGAGTTGTTAAAAAATAAATTTAATTTATTAACATCACCTACAAGTAGAGAAATTGTTTGAAAATTATATCTACATCTTTTGATATTAAGATTTAAAAAAATCTTTTTAATTTTTATAAAAGAGTATAAACAACAAGCAAATGATAGTTATAAAAATTATGTTGTTAAAAATAAAATTAAAAAACAAATGCAATTACCTCACTTGTTTTGAAATGGTAGAAAAAATATTAAACTAGAATTTAAAAAAAATATTAACCAATCAATCGATTTAATTAAAAATAAAATTATTGATATTAAAGCATTTGTTAAAGAAGATAAAACAAGACTTAGTGTTAATGGATTAAAAACTAATTTAAAAGAACAATTAAATTTAATAACAACTAAATTTGTTTTAAAATCTTATGATTTAGATTTAAAGTTAGCTGATCATAAATATAAAATCACACAAGTCAAACAAAATATTTTAAATAAATATCAATCAGATATAAAACAAATTAAAAAAGAACATAAGTTAAAGATTCAAGAAATTAAAGTTTTTAAAGAAGCACAAATAGGAGTTTTATTTCACGAATTTCAATATCGTGATAATGTAATTGAAATTAAAGCTAATAAACTAAAAACTATTGCATTGCTTAATGAACAAATTAAAAATATTAAGTCTAAGTTTAATTTACAAAAAGAAAATTTGAAATTGAATAAAAATTCATATGATAATAAACATTTAGAACAAATTAATAAGATTAAACAAGAAATTAAAGAAGTTAAAAAGCAAACTAGTGTTAAGCTTTTAGAAGAAAAAAATAAATTTAAAACTCAAAAAGGCAATGTTAAAAAAGAAAAGGTTCAATTACAAACTATTTTAGAACAATATAAAACTTATCTTAAAGAAGAAAAACAACGCTTTATACAAGCTAAAAAACAAGCTCTTGTTAATAAGCACAAACGTTTAGAACTTATTGATATGAATCGTTCTAAATTAGAAGTTAATAAGGCTATTGTTTTATTAAATGATCTAAAGACATTAGTTATGACTAATATAGATAAAAACTTAAATAGACAAGCAATAAAATCTAATGATAAAACTTTAATAAAGGCTTTAAAAATAAAGTCACAAATAGATGAAATATTTGGTTCTAATATTATTAGTGAATATGATGCACCTGAATATATTAGACAAAAAGTAAAAATAAGTTTAAAAACATTTAAATTAATAATCTTTTTAGAAAAGCAAATTTCTTATACTAATTGTAGAGTTGAAGAACAAGAACTAATTAATAACTATAAAACTTGAATTGATAAAGCAAATCAAATTATTGATAAAGATAAACAACAATATTTATTAGCAATTAAGCAACAGCCAAGAGAAACACTAACTGATTTAGAGCAATTATTTAACTTAGAAAAAACATTAAAACAACAAACTAATTTAAAGATTATGAATTTAGAAAAATCAGTACTAAAGGAGGTTAAGTAA
- a CDS encoding ABC transporter permease, translating to MAILFNISILTWGLALVGVLLFASLSSLVSEKAGVVNIAVEGMMIIGALVVSILGTYLTTNDQKSNYTQIPIVLLAGVITAIFALLHAFPSITLKANQIVSGTAINILTIGLGIFLSTSNWFGKQSQVIASGYTSINVINITKTVGSKTQVVASMLPIWTIIAIIFAIGLFVFFKYTKQGMRYAMVGENPNAIDAAGISVTKYRYVAVILSGFLAGIGGGVFVVTTVSGGGLFSGNIFGYGFLGIAIMIFGQWRILFITIGAIIFSWLFALGQQIGTISTNKTIQSISILFNTLPFILTIVAMVLFSKTSKAPAAVGIPFDKSKR from the coding sequence ATGGCAATTTTATTTAATATTAGTATTTTAACTTGAGGACTTGCTTTAGTTGGTGTTTTATTGTTTGCTTCTTTATCATCACTTGTTAGTGAAAAAGCAGGAGTTGTTAACATTGCTGTTGAAGGTATGATGATTATTGGAGCTTTGGTTGTTTCTATTTTAGGAACTTATTTAACAACAAATGATCAAAAGAGTAATTATACTCAAATACCAATAGTTTTACTAGCGGGAGTAATTACAGCAATTTTTGCACTATTACATGCTTTTCCATCAATCACATTAAAAGCAAACCAAATTGTTTCAGGAACTGCGATTAATATTTTAACAATAGGTCTTGGAATATTTTTATCAACATCAAATTGATTTGGAAAGCAATCACAAGTTATTGCTAGTGGTTATACTTCAATAAATGTAATTAATATAACTAAAACAGTTGGTTCTAAAACTCAAGTAGTTGCAAGTATGTTACCTATTTGAACAATAATAGCTATTATTTTTGCGATTGGATTATTTGTTTTTTTTAAATATACAAAACAAGGAATGAGATATGCAATGGTTGGAGAAAACCCAAATGCTATTGATGCAGCTGGAATTAGTGTAACTAAATATCGATATGTTGCAGTAATTTTATCAGGATTTTTAGCAGGAATTGGAGGAGGAGTATTTGTTGTTACTACAGTTAGTGGTGGTGGATTATTTAGTGGAAATATATTTGGATATGGATTTTTAGGAATTGCTATTATGATTTTTGGACAATGAAGAATTTTATTTATTACAATTGGAGCCATTATATTTTCATGACTATTTGCTTTAGGACAACAAATAGGAACAATTTCAACAAATAAAACTATTCAAAGCATATCAATTTTATTTAATACTTTACCATTTATTTTAACTATTGTTGCAATGGTATTATTTAGTAAAACTTCTAAAGCTCCAGCAGCAGTTGGAATACCATTTGATAAATCAAAAAGATAA
- the gyrA gene encoding DNA gyrase subunit A encodes MNNENNNNDFLDENQNHYHGKISPIDISTEVRKDFLEYAMSVIVSRALPDLKDGLKPVHRRIIYAMNDLGITSDKPHKKSARIVGEVIGKYHPHGDSAVYETMVRMAQEFSYRYPLIDGHGNFGSIDGDGAAAMRYTEARLAKISNYLIKDIDMDTVPFIDNYDASEHEPAYLTGYLPNLLVNGTMGIAVGMATSIPPHNLKEVVSAINAYIDNNDITIDEILDNYILGPDFPTGALMTNGTKMREGYKTGRGSVIIRAKIDFEENKKHDRFVVTEIPYQTNKAKIIEKIAELVKDKTIEGIFDIRDESNYEGIRIIIELKKDANPDVVLSKLYKYTALQSSFSINLLTLNNNLPVLLDLKTIIKNYVEFQVNVIIKRSIFEKNKLTKRYHILEALHIALDNVDDVINIIKNSKTSDEAKIQLTNKYNFDEEQNKAILDMRLQRLVGLERDKITLEMTNIKERLTYLDLLINTKEEQDNVLKNQLNEIADKFGDNRRTELIDEELINIEDEELIPDLKWMILLSQEGYIRRINPDEFRIQKRGGRGVSVNVEPNDPIDIATMGKAKDWVLFFTNSGKVYRTKLYNIRSYSRTARGLPIVNFLNDLTSEDKITAILPLRNNKEKFNYLTFVTQKGMIKRTKISEFENINRNGKKAINLRENDQLISVFATTGQDTIFIANESGKVIRIKESVVNPQSRVGSGVRALKLEANDVVVGAISSFKLTHITTVSNKGLFKKTPIDDYRISGRNGKGIKVMNLNQRTGKFKAIIDARETDLILIISSDGNLIKTKVSNIPSLSRNASGVKAIRLADNQEINAITLEYRKHGLENEDFEED; translated from the coding sequence ATGAATAATGAAAACAATAATAATGATTTTTTAGATGAAAATCAAAATCATTATCATGGTAAAATTTCTCCTATTGATATTTCAACAGAAGTTAGAAAAGATTTCTTAGAATATGCAATGAGTGTTATTGTAAGTCGTGCGCTACCTGATTTAAAAGATGGATTAAAACCAGTTCATAGACGTATCATTTATGCAATGAATGATTTAGGAATTACTTCAGATAAACCACATAAAAAATCTGCTCGTATAGTCGGAGAAGTAATTGGTAAGTATCACCCACATGGAGATAGTGCTGTTTATGAAACAATGGTAAGAATGGCTCAAGAGTTTTCTTATCGTTATCCTTTAATTGATGGTCATGGTAACTTTGGTTCGATTGATGGAGATGGTGCAGCTGCAATGCGTTATACTGAAGCTAGACTAGCTAAGATATCAAATTATCTAATAAAAGATATTGATATGGATACAGTACCATTTATTGATAATTATGATGCTAGTGAACATGAACCAGCTTATTTAACAGGTTATTTACCAAACCTTTTAGTTAATGGAACTATGGGTATTGCAGTTGGAATGGCAACTTCAATTCCACCACATAATTTAAAAGAAGTAGTTAGTGCTATTAATGCTTATATTGATAATAATGATATTACTATTGATGAGATTTTAGACAATTATATTTTAGGTCCTGATTTTCCAACTGGCGCTTTAATGACTAATGGAACAAAAATGCGCGAAGGTTATAAAACAGGACGAGGTAGTGTTATTATTAGAGCAAAAATTGATTTTGAAGAAAATAAAAAGCACGATAGATTTGTAGTTACTGAAATTCCATATCAAACTAATAAAGCTAAAATTATTGAAAAAATAGCTGAATTAGTTAAAGACAAAACTATTGAAGGTATTTTTGATATTAGAGATGAATCAAATTATGAAGGTATTAGAATCATTATTGAATTAAAAAAAGATGCTAATCCTGATGTTGTTTTATCTAAACTTTATAAATACACTGCTTTACAATCAAGTTTTTCGATTAATTTATTAACTTTAAATAATAATTTACCTGTTTTATTAGACTTAAAAACTATTATTAAAAACTATGTTGAGTTTCAAGTTAATGTTATTATAAAACGTTCTATTTTTGAAAAAAATAAATTAACTAAGCGTTATCATATTTTAGAAGCTTTACATATTGCTTTAGATAATGTTGATGATGTTATTAATATTATTAAAAATTCTAAAACTAGTGATGAAGCTAAAATTCAATTAACTAATAAATATAACTTTGATGAAGAACAAAATAAAGCTATTTTAGATATGCGTTTGCAAAGATTAGTTGGTTTAGAAAGAGACAAAATCACTTTAGAAATGACTAATATTAAAGAGCGCTTGACTTATTTAGATCTTTTGATTAACACAAAAGAAGAACAAGATAATGTTTTAAAAAATCAATTAAATGAAATAGCTGACAAGTTTGGAGATAATAGAAGAACAGAATTAATTGATGAAGAATTGATTAATATTGAAGATGAAGAATTGATTCCTGATCTAAAATGAATGATCTTATTATCTCAAGAAGGTTATATTAGAAGAATTAATCCAGATGAGTTTAGAATCCAAAAACGCGGTGGACGTGGAGTTAGTGTTAATGTAGAGCCAAATGATCCTATTGATATAGCAACAATGGGAAAAGCTAAGGATTGAGTATTATTTTTTACTAATTCAGGAAAGGTTTATAGAACTAAGTTATATAACATCAGAAGTTATTCAAGAACAGCTAGAGGATTACCAATTGTTAACTTTTTAAATGACTTAACTAGTGAAGATAAAATTACAGCTATTTTACCTTTAAGAAACAATAAAGAAAAATTCAATTATTTAACTTTTGTTACTCAAAAGGGAATGATTAAAAGAACTAAAATTTCTGAATTTGAAAACATTAATAGAAATGGTAAAAAAGCAATTAATTTAAGAGAAAACGATCAACTAATTTCAGTATTTGCAACAACTGGACAAGATACTATTTTTATTGCTAATGAGTCTGGAAAAGTAATTAGAATTAAAGAAAGCGTAGTTAATCCACAATCTAGAGTTGGTTCTGGAGTTAGGGCATTAAAATTAGAAGCTAATGATGTTGTGGTTGGAGCAATTAGTTCATTTAAATTAACTCATATTACCACTGTTTCAAATAAAGGTTTATTTAAAAAAACACCAATTGATGATTATAGAATTAGTGGAAGAAATGGTAAAGGTATAAAAGTAATGAATTTAAACCAAAGAACTGGTAAATTCAAAGCTATTATTGATGCTAGAGAAACTGATTTAATCTTAATTATTTCAAGTGATGGAAACTTAATTAAGACTAAAGTTTCAAATATTCCTTCGCTTTCAAGAAATGCTAGTGGAGTTAAAGCAATTAGATTAGCAGATAATCAAGAAATTAATGCAATTACTTTAGAATACCGTAAACATGGCCTTGAAAACGAAGATTTTGAAGAAGATTAG
- the gyrB gene encoding DNA topoisomerase (ATP-hydrolyzing) subunit B: MSQEYSAESIKVLKGLEAVRTRPGMYIGSTSKTGLHHLVWEILDNSIDEAMAGYADLINVTITKENEVIIQDNGRGIPVGINSDTKKSALSLVFTQLHAGGKFDSETYKISGGLHGVGASVVNALSLYVEVEVYRNNIHYHQLFSEGGTKESELQQLGQTDLRGTKVKFKPDPEIFKETVVFDYEVIKNKVKQLAFLNKGLKITLTDERIEKTVEYLFLNGILDYIKEKNETKNKINPNIFYVDSKYENIEVEMALQYNSDYQENIITFVNNINTHEGGTHEDGLKQALIRDINRYADTVIKNNKTPSKFSWDDIKEGMMCILSVRHTDPQYEGQTKTKLSNPDAKEAVNIIIGNAFEEFLLKSPEDAKAILDKNVNAQKARIAAQRAREETRRKSALDSFSLPGKLADCETKDSNIAELYLVEGDSAGGSAKTGRNRKFQAILPLRGKVLNVERVTEARAFSNNEIKSIVTAVGTGIKEELDLSKLRYKKIVIMTDADVDGAHIRTLLLTFFYRYMKPLVANGHIYIAQPPLYKIEAGKKIAYAYTDNQLDELKNNEFNNLKYTIQRYKGLGEMDPLQLWETTMDPQQRTMLQISLEDATLANEVFSDLMGEDPELRKIYIQDNAKFVENIDF, translated from the coding sequence ATGTCACAAGAATATAGTGCAGAATCGATTAAAGTTTTAAAAGGTTTAGAAGCTGTTAGAACACGTCCTGGAATGTATATTGGATCAACTTCAAAAACAGGGTTACATCATTTAGTATGAGAAATTTTAGATAACTCAATTGATGAAGCAATGGCTGGATATGCTGATTTAATTAATGTAACTATAACAAAAGAAAATGAAGTAATTATCCAAGATAATGGAAGAGGAATTCCAGTTGGTATTAATTCAGATACTAAGAAATCTGCATTAAGTTTAGTTTTTACTCAATTGCATGCTGGAGGAAAATTTGATTCAGAGACTTATAAAATTTCTGGTGGTCTTCATGGAGTTGGAGCTAGTGTTGTTAACGCTTTATCTTTATATGTTGAAGTTGAAGTCTATAGAAATAATATTCACTATCATCAATTGTTTAGTGAAGGTGGTACTAAAGAATCAGAGTTACAACAACTAGGTCAGACTGATTTAAGAGGAACAAAAGTTAAATTCAAACCAGATCCTGAAATTTTTAAAGAAACTGTAGTATTTGATTATGAAGTTATTAAAAATAAAGTTAAACAGTTAGCATTTTTAAATAAAGGTTTAAAAATTACTTTAACTGATGAAAGAATTGAAAAAACAGTTGAATACTTATTTTTAAATGGGATCTTAGACTATATTAAAGAAAAAAATGAAACTAAAAATAAAATAAACCCAAATATTTTTTATGTAGATTCAAAATATGAAAACATTGAAGTTGAAATGGCGCTTCAATATAATTCTGATTATCAAGAAAATATCATTACTTTTGTAAATAATATTAACACTCATGAGGGTGGAACTCATGAGGATGGTTTAAAACAAGCTCTAATTAGAGATATTAATAGATATGCTGATACAGTAATAAAAAATAACAAAACTCCTTCTAAATTCTCTTGAGATGATATTAAAGAAGGAATGATGTGTATTTTATCAGTTAGACATACAGATCCACAATATGAAGGTCAAACTAAAACTAAACTTTCAAACCCTGATGCTAAAGAAGCAGTTAATATAATCATTGGAAATGCTTTTGAAGAGTTTCTATTAAAATCACCAGAAGACGCTAAAGCTATTTTAGATAAAAATGTTAATGCTCAAAAAGCAAGAATTGCAGCTCAAAGAGCAAGAGAAGAAACTAGAAGAAAATCTGCACTAGATTCATTTTCATTACCAGGTAAATTAGCAGATTGTGAAACCAAAGATTCAAATATAGCTGAACTTTATTTAGTGGAGGGGGATTCAGCTGGTGGTAGTGCTAAAACTGGAAGAAATAGAAAATTTCAAGCTATTTTACCTTTAAGAGGTAAAGTATTAAATGTTGAAAGAGTAACTGAAGCTAGAGCTTTTTCGAATAATGAAATTAAATCAATTGTTACAGCTGTTGGTACTGGAATAAAAGAAGAATTAGATTTATCTAAACTAAGGTATAAAAAAATAGTAATTATGACTGATGCTGATGTTGATGGTGCTCACATTAGAACATTACTACTAACATTCTTTTATAGATATATGAAGCCACTTGTTGCTAATGGTCATATTTATATAGCTCAACCTCCTTTATATAAAATTGAAGCAGGTAAAAAAATAGCTTATGCATATACTGATAATCAATTAGATGAACTAAAAAATAATGAATTTAATAATTTAAAGTACACAATTCAACGCTATAAAGGACTTGGAGAAATGGATCCGCTACAACTATGAGAAACAACAATGGATCCACAACAAAGAACTATGTTACAAATTTCGCTTGAAGATGCTACTTTAGCAAATGAAGTATTTTCAGATTTAATGGGTGAAGATCCTGAATTAAGAAAAATTTATATTCAAGATAATGCTAAATTTGTTGAAAATATAGACTTTTAG
- the secA gene encoding preprotein translocase subunit SecA — protein sequence MVSDRRLLKKFGKIADRIIALEPQMRQLKDEDFLLKTQEFKQMLENGKSLDDILIEVYAVAREAARRVLGLNAYKVQLIGGIILNSGDIAEMRTGEGKTLTGIFPAYLNALTQKGVHIVTVNEYLSRRDSEINGKVFDLLGISVGLNGSSLSKAEKREAYSKDITYTTNAELGFDYLRDNMVSDYSLKVQRKLNYCIIDEADSVLIDEARTPLIISGGTSTRINLYKAANNFALSLKEHDDLDIDLESKQVYLNEQGMKKANEFFSLKNLFAIENTEIFHLIMNALKAQFAFKEGVEYAVRDNEILLIDQFTGRIMHGRSYSDGLQQALQAKENVDIEEETVTLATITYQNFYRLYSKIAGMTGTAKTEEEEFIKIYNTRVIQTPTNKPVIRKDEPDLTFGSKNAALKKLVEDVKETHQKGAPILIGTTSVESSEQIARYLKKANLKFETINAKNHDREAEIVAKAGEIGAITLATNMAGRGTDIKLAKGVSELGGLRVFGVERNEARRIDNQLRGRSGRQGDPGLSRFYISMDDDLMMRFTAPKTRQRFKALGDDYIKSKMFTRAVTNAQKKLEGMNFDQRKNVLDYDNILAQQREIIYAQRDDILEANDLSIVIEKMQITTAYELIEKHSTLVHGEKTINKKELLEVIDGVLVPKNKFRIDDFNNKEKMDLAVEIAEAMMQLYKARISDIPEDVVIGMERKIILDAFDKYWTKHLDIAGKLKSGIYLQQYAQNNPLAIYVEQATDLFNKMKINIANDVVENLSNVILKVVEDEEKREERIEVTDKDIEEILLETGLETSDINNKAINKRFDELEEKFKDDKQKLKRLRIQRDVMLGLVLELERRAEMIVSPENDQLAITQLIKELQNDIDIASITVEQIHQNFNNMVEKINDPEKLKHLVIAKDVLLQLVARMDDIKEQEKQTKKKKKKKPHDDETTKVKIG from the coding sequence ATGGTTTCTGATAGAAGACTGTTAAAAAAATTTGGAAAAATTGCTGATAGAATCATCGCTTTAGAACCACAAATGCGCCAATTAAAAGATGAAGATTTTTTATTAAAAACACAAGAATTTAAACAAATGTTAGAAAATGGAAAATCATTAGATGATATTTTAATTGAAGTTTATGCAGTAGCTAGAGAAGCAGCTAGAAGAGTTTTAGGTTTAAATGCTTATAAAGTGCAATTAATTGGTGGAATTATTTTAAATTCTGGTGATATTGCTGAAATGAGAACTGGTGAAGGTAAAACTTTAACAGGAATTTTTCCTGCTTATTTAAATGCTTTAACTCAAAAAGGTGTTCACATTGTTACAGTTAATGAATATTTATCAAGAAGAGATAGCGAAATTAATGGTAAAGTTTTTGATCTATTAGGAATTAGTGTTGGATTAAATGGATCATCACTATCAAAAGCAGAAAAAAGAGAAGCTTATAGTAAAGATATTACTTATACAACTAATGCTGAACTTGGATTTGATTATCTAAGAGATAATATGGTTAGTGATTATAGTTTAAAAGTACAAAGAAAATTAAATTATTGTATTATAGATGAAGCTGATTCAGTTTTAATAGATGAAGCAAGAACTCCTTTAATTATTTCTGGAGGAACATCAACAAGAATTAATTTATATAAGGCTGCTAATAATTTTGCTTTAAGTTTAAAAGAACATGATGATTTAGACATTGATTTAGAATCAAAACAAGTTTATTTAAATGAACAAGGAATGAAAAAGGCTAATGAATTCTTTTCTTTAAAAAACTTATTTGCTATTGAAAATACTGAGATTTTTCACTTAATTATGAATGCTTTAAAGGCTCAATTTGCATTTAAAGAAGGTGTTGAATATGCAGTTAGAGATAATGAAATTTTATTAATTGATCAATTTACTGGTCGTATAATGCATGGAAGAAGTTATTCAGATGGACTACAACAAGCTTTACAAGCAAAAGAAAATGTTGATATTGAAGAAGAAACTGTAACTTTAGCAACAATTACTTATCAAAATTTTTATAGATTGTATTCAAAAATTGCTGGGATGACTGGAACTGCAAAAACTGAAGAAGAAGAATTTATTAAAATTTATAATACAAGAGTTATTCAAACCCCAACTAACAAACCAGTAATTAGAAAAGATGAACCAGATCTAACATTTGGATCTAAAAATGCTGCTTTAAAAAAACTAGTTGAAGATGTTAAAGAAACTCATCAAAAAGGTGCACCAATTCTGATTGGAACTACTAGTGTTGAATCAAGTGAACAAATTGCAAGATATTTAAAAAAAGCTAATTTAAAATTTGAAACTATTAATGCTAAGAACCACGATAGAGAAGCTGAAATTGTTGCAAAAGCTGGAGAAATTGGAGCAATTACTTTAGCTACTAATATGGCTGGAAGAGGAACTGATATTAAACTTGCAAAAGGTGTATCTGAACTTGGTGGATTACGTGTATTTGGTGTTGAAAGAAACGAAGCAAGAAGAATTGATAATCAATTAAGAGGAAGATCTGGAAGACAAGGTGATCCAGGATTATCAAGATTTTATATTTCTATGGATGACGATCTAATGATGAGATTTACAGCACCAAAAACAAGACAACGTTTTAAAGCTTTAGGTGATGATTATATTAAATCTAAAATGTTTACAAGAGCTGTTACAAATGCTCAAAAAAAACTTGAGGGAATGAATTTTGATCAACGTAAAAACGTATTAGATTATGATAATATTCTAGCTCAACAACGTGAAATTATTTATGCTCAAAGAGATGATATTTTAGAAGCAAATGATTTAAGTATTGTTATTGAAAAAATGCAAATTACCACAGCTTATGAGTTAATTGAAAAACACTCAACTTTAGTTCATGGTGAAAAAACTATTAATAAAAAAGAATTATTAGAAGTAATTGATGGTGTTTTAGTTCCTAAAAATAAATTTAGAATTGATGATTTTAATAATAAAGAAAAAATGGATCTTGCTGTTGAAATTGCTGAAGCTATGATGCAATTATATAAAGCAAGAATTTCAGATATACCTGAAGATGTTGTTATTGGTATGGAAAGAAAGATAATTTTAGATGCTTTTGATAAATATTGAACTAAACATCTAGATATTGCTGGTAAATTAAAAAGTGGAATTTATTTACAACAATATGCTCAAAATAATCCATTAGCTATTTATGTTGAACAAGCAACTGATTTATTTAATAAAATGAAAATTAATATTGCAAATGATGTTGTTGAAAACTTATCAAATGTCATTTTAAAAGTTGTTGAAGATGAAGAAAAACGTGAAGAACGTATTGAAGTTACAGATAAAGATATAGAAGAAATTCTATTAGAAACTGGATTAGAAACTAGCGATATTAATAATAAAGCAATTAATAAACGCTTTGATGAACTAGAAGAAAAATTTAAAGACGATAAACAAAAACTAAAACGTTTAAGAATCCAAAGAGATGTAATGTTAGGTTTAGTTTTAGAATTAGAAAGAAGAGCAGAGATGATAGTTAGTCCTGAAAATGATCAACTAGCTATTACTCAACTAATTAAAGAACTACAAAATGATATTGATATTGCATCAATTACTGTTGAACAAATTCACCAAAATTTTAATAATATGGTTGAAAAAATAAACGATCCAGAAAAACTAAAACATTTAGTTATAGCAAAAGATGTTTTATTACAACTTGTTGCTAGAATGGATGATATTAAAGAACAAGAAAAACAAACCAAAAAAAAGAAAAAGAAAAAACCTCACGATGATGAAACAACTAAAGTTAAAATAGGTTAA